DNA from Chloracidobacterium sp.:
CCATGACCTTCGACGACGATTATGAGAAACGAATGGCCGCCCGACAAAAGGCGGCCTTCTTTTTTTCGTTTTATCGTACTCATTCCACCGCACTCGTCTTTGGCCAAGAGTTCTGTTAGATTTCAATTAAATCCTAGATCTTTCTTCTGAACATTTATGCCAAATACGTCAATTTTATTCGGAGTTATTCTGCTATTGGTCGGCATCGCCGGTTACATTCACGGCATCTCGACTGAAAAGGCCAGTCTCACGGCATTGATCCCGGCAGCCTTTGGTTTGCTGCTGGTCATTTTCGGAGCGGTATCGAAGGCGAAAGAAAGCTTGACCAAGCATATGATGCACGCCGCAGCAGCGGTCGCGTTTCTTGGCGTCATCGCAACTTCAGGTCGTCTGATCCCGCGGCTCGGCGAACTCACGCTCTCGGCAGCCGTACTGTCGCAGGTAGCGATGTTCGTAGTCTGTCTAGCTTTCGTACTTTTGGCGGTAAGATCGTTTGCTCAAGCTCGTAAGAACCGATAACGGGCAGATCAAATATGGCGGTCGAATGATATTTCTACCTCGAGGCCGCCGTCGGTATTTCGAGCCTTGATCGTTCCTTTATGGACCCTTACGGCTTGCTCAGCGATCGCCAATCCAAGCCCGATACCGCCGCTTCCGCGGTCGCGGGCCTCGCTTACACGGTAAAAAGGCCGAAAGAGATTGGCAAGTTCGTCTTCGGGAACTCCGCCGCCGTGGTCCCTGACCGTCACGACCGCCTTGCCGTTTTCGGCTCTTAAGGTTACTTCGACGGTCGTATTTTCTTTTGTGTATCTGACGGCGTTGCGAAGCACGTTCTCGATCGCGCTCTGGACCAACGTCTCGCCCCCTCGCATTCGGCATTCATCTGCACGTATGATGCGGACGGATCGGCCCTTTGCAGCCGCTTCGAAGTCAGCGTCAGCTGCGACCTGCTCGACGAGTTTCTTTAGATTCAGCTCTGACTTTTCAAAATCTTGCGAACCGGTCTCAAGTTTCGAAAGGGTCAGGAGCCTAGAGATCATTTCGTTAAGCCGGTTAGATTCTGTTTCGATTCGTTCGAGGTTTGGTGCTGTCTCGGCGTTGCTTTTCTGCTTGGCTATCTCGAGCGCAACATTCATTCGGGCGAGCGGCGAACGCAGTTCATGCGAAATGTCGCGAGACAGCCGCTTCTGCGAAGTTATAAGTGATTCGATCCTCTCAGCCATCACGTCAAAGTCCTTGGCGAGTGCCGAAATCTCGTCGCCTCGTTTCCCGACCTCCCCGGCAACGCGTGCACTGAGTTCGCCGCCCGCGAGACGCTGTGTCGCCTTTCGAAGCTTCTCGATCGGTTTTGACATGTATCGGGCAAGCGCCCAGCAAAGCAGGAGTGCCGTCAAGAGCAAAGCCGCATAGCGGAGATACCGCAGCGGCGACTCACCAAAAAACGGCGTTATCCTAGGCCTTTCCCAGCGAACGATCAGAACGTAACGGTCACCGTTCGCGAACCTCAACTGCCTTGCTGTAAGTGCCGTTTCCGGCTGGTTCAGTTCGAACTCGACCGCATTGCTTGCCAGCGATCGTGCTATCAGGTCGCGATAGTTCTCTGCATTCACCCCTTCGGAAAGATATAGTTTGCCGTTTTCGCCGATAAGGTCCACTTCGCCGATGGTCTCGGCTTCGCGGATCCGTGAAAGGAATTCATTGAGTCCCGACTCGCCCTGATTG
Protein-coding regions in this window:
- a CDS encoding HAMP domain-containing protein — protein: MNLFVKIFLWFLAALALMVGVMLLLNWTVQTEPVVSRWRISVRNQTNIYAATAAQIHANQGESGLNEFLSRIREAETIGEVDLIGENGKLYLSEGVNAENYRDLIARSLASNAVEFELNQPETALTARQLRFANGDRYVLIVRWERPRITPFFGESPLRYLRYAALLLTALLLCWALARYMSKPIEKLRKATQRLAGGELSARVAGEVGKRGDEISALAKDFDVMAERIESLITSQKRLSRDISHELRSPLARMNVALEIAKQKSNAETAPNLERIETESNRLNEMISRLLTLSKLETGSQDFEKSELNLKKLVEQVAADADFEAAAKGRSVRIIRADECRMRGGETLVQSAIENVLRNAVRYTKENTTVEVTLRAENGKAVVTVRDHGGGVPEDELANLFRPFYRVSEARDRGSGGIGLGLAIAEQAVRVHKGTIKARNTDGGLEVEISFDRHI